A window of Streptomyces gilvosporeus contains these coding sequences:
- a CDS encoding serine/threonine-protein kinase: protein MQPLQADDPQSLGNYRLMARLGAGGMGRVYLARTSGGRTFAVKVVRPELAEDADFRRRFRHEVSIARAVSGPYTAAVVDADTEAALPWLATAYVLGPALDDVIDRHGPLPEASVRALGAGLAAALTGIHGAGLVHRDLKPSNVLLAADGPRVIDFGIARAVDGERLTSTGVVVGSPGFIPPEQATGEVAGPQGDVFSLGVVLAYAVSGRQPFGSGSAASMLYQVVHAEPDLSAVPEGLQALVGECLAKDPQARPTPERLVAELAPDGVPAALDGWLPGPVASSIAQHAARILDLDTPLRDGQAAVLRTPTVLDQPGQLDQHGQLDQGATDGSTGGSADSSADGRAAGSGDAHAPTRPEAVEPEGHTASRRRFLALGAGAAVLAVGGGAAWAFESLGGGPVRPRRHHSGPDTLDHDEPIDPKDFTTPPAGTSPKTLWHAQAKALSLNYEIPPMVIGNLLIVSGDPLVAHDVATGRQKWSVPDLTTPGAPLVYAAGLLFFTSSKYDGDFVGLDPATGKEAWRSRLGGKYDNPRPIAADGRRVFVIATVVADDAKNPTVIAAVDIKSRKVLWRKPRTKGAGDWAVAAATDGRHVVYADDQYNVTVRDAGSGEQLWTKPVGDDSAARPTIYRDKVIIGGPSMRAFDLKTGAQRWSLPSGHRNPFQAPLTLVGNTLYTSVYQDGVWAVDAASGKKLWKSDDLGQRYVPLEFVQVGHMLYGATYFATGGIYAFDARTGKLHWTYNDGVHDDGQWHITAAGRRLLATHSDRFYGLPAV, encoded by the coding sequence ATGCAGCCGTTGCAGGCGGATGATCCGCAGAGCCTGGGGAACTACCGCCTGATGGCGCGGCTCGGGGCGGGCGGGATGGGCCGGGTCTACCTGGCGCGCACGTCCGGCGGGCGCACCTTCGCCGTGAAGGTCGTACGGCCCGAACTCGCCGAGGACGCCGACTTCCGGCGCCGTTTCCGGCACGAGGTGAGCATCGCCCGCGCGGTGTCCGGGCCGTACACCGCGGCGGTCGTGGACGCCGACACCGAGGCCGCGCTGCCCTGGCTGGCCACCGCCTACGTGCTCGGCCCGGCGCTCGACGACGTGATCGACCGGCACGGGCCGCTGCCCGAGGCGTCCGTACGCGCGCTGGGGGCCGGTCTCGCGGCGGCGCTCACCGGGATCCATGGGGCGGGGCTGGTGCACCGCGATCTCAAGCCGTCGAATGTGCTGTTGGCCGCCGACGGGCCGCGCGTGATCGACTTCGGTATCGCGCGAGCGGTCGACGGCGAGCGGTTGACGAGCACCGGCGTGGTGGTCGGCTCGCCGGGGTTCATCCCGCCGGAACAGGCCACCGGGGAGGTGGCCGGGCCGCAGGGCGATGTGTTCTCGCTCGGGGTCGTGCTGGCGTACGCCGTGAGCGGGCGCCAGCCGTTCGGTTCGGGGTCGGCGGCGAGCATGCTCTACCAAGTGGTGCATGCGGAACCGGACTTGTCGGCCGTACCGGAGGGCTTGCAGGCGCTCGTCGGGGAATGTCTGGCCAAGGATCCGCAGGCGCGGCCCACTCCCGAGCGGCTGGTCGCCGAGCTGGCCCCGGACGGCGTTCCGGCGGCGCTGGACGGCTGGCTGCCGGGGCCGGTCGCCTCGTCCATCGCCCAGCATGCGGCGCGCATCCTGGACCTGGACACGCCGCTGCGGGACGGGCAGGCGGCCGTCCTCCGTACGCCCACGGTGCTCGACCAGCCCGGCCAACTCGACCAGCACGGCCAACTCGACCAGGGAGCTACGGACGGGTCCACCGGCGGGTCCGCTGACAGTTCCGCGGACGGGCGCGCCGCTGGATCCGGCGACGCCCACGCGCCGACCCGTCCCGAGGCCGTGGAACCTGAGGGGCACACCGCGTCGCGTCGTCGGTTCCTCGCGCTGGGGGCCGGTGCCGCGGTGCTCGCCGTCGGCGGCGGGGCGGCCTGGGCGTTCGAGAGCCTCGGCGGCGGGCCGGTCCGGCCCAGGCGGCACCACAGCGGTCCGGACACGCTGGACCACGACGAGCCGATCGACCCCAAGGACTTCACCACCCCGCCCGCCGGGACGAGCCCGAAGACCCTGTGGCACGCGCAGGCGAAGGCCCTCAGCCTGAACTACGAGATCCCGCCGATGGTGATCGGCAATCTGCTGATCGTCAGCGGCGATCCGCTCGTGGCCCACGACGTGGCGACCGGGCGGCAGAAGTGGTCGGTGCCCGATCTGACGACGCCCGGTGCGCCGCTGGTGTACGCGGCCGGGCTGCTGTTCTTCACCAGCAGCAAGTACGACGGCGACTTCGTCGGTCTCGATCCGGCCACGGGCAAGGAGGCGTGGCGCAGCAGGCTGGGCGGCAAGTACGACAACCCGCGCCCGATCGCCGCCGACGGCCGGAGGGTGTTCGTCATCGCCACCGTCGTCGCCGATGACGCGAAGAACCCCACCGTGATCGCCGCGGTGGACATCAAGAGCCGCAAGGTGCTGTGGCGGAAGCCGCGTACGAAGGGAGCCGGCGACTGGGCCGTCGCGGCAGCCACCGACGGTCGGCATGTCGTCTACGCCGACGACCAGTACAACGTCACGGTGCGCGACGCCGGGAGCGGCGAGCAGCTGTGGACGAAGCCGGTGGGTGACGACAGCGCGGCGCGGCCCACGATCTACCGCGACAAGGTCATCATCGGCGGTCCCTCGATGCGCGCGTTCGACCTCAAGACGGGCGCCCAGAGGTGGTCGCTGCCCAGCGGTCACCGCAACCCGTTCCAGGCTCCGCTGACTCTGGTGGGCAACACCCTTTACACCTCGGTCTACCAAGACGGCGTGTGGGCGGTCGACGCGGCCTCCGGCAAGAAGTTGTGGAAGTCCGACGACCTCGGACAGCGATACGTCCCCCTGGAATTCGTGCAGGTCGGGCACATGCTCTACGGCGCAACGTATTTCGCCACCGGCGGCATCTACGCCTTCGACGCCCGTACGGGCAAGCTCCACTGGACGTACAACGACGGTGTCCACGACGACGGGCAGTGGCATATCACGGCGGCGGGGCGCCGACTGCTCGCCACCCACTCGGACCGGTTCTACGGGCTGCCCGCCGTCTGA
- a CDS encoding glycoside hydrolase family 13 protein, translating into MTRTPSVTNPSSPGWWHDAVIYQVYPRSFADGNGDGMGDLAGIRSRLPYLRDLGVDAVWLSPFYASPQADGGYDVADYRAIDPMFGTLPDAEAVIADAHDLGLRIIVDIVPNHCSDQHEWFRRAVAEGPGSTARERFHFRKGRGRNGELPPNDWESIFGGPAWTRMPDGEWYLHLFAPEQPDFNWEHPAVQDEFRSILRFWLDLGVDGFRVDVAHGLVKAPGLPDMGHGEQLKLLGNQVLPFFDQDGVHAVYRAWRAVLEEYAGDRIAVAEAWAPTTARTALYVRPDELHQAFNFHYLNTSWDADRLREVIDESLDSMRPVGAPATWVLSNHDVVRHRTRLGGGLDRARAAALLMLALPGSAYLYQGEELGLPEVLDLPDEVRQDPSFFRANGQDGLRDGCRVPLPWSGDEPPYGFGAADPWLPQPADWAPLTVEAQTGDPDSTLELYRTALALRRTHPGLGAGDAVEWLDAPDGVLAFRRPGGLVCTANTAGAAVTLPERPGRRVLISSLSSLSSSPSSTPASSSLPASSPLSVSSPSPHDPSPSPADLSYLSNTDSDELVAHGGVLVAQGCVIPADTTIWWEE; encoded by the coding sequence ATGACGAGAACTCCATCAGTTACCAACCCCTCCAGCCCCGGATGGTGGCACGACGCGGTGATCTACCAGGTCTATCCGCGCAGCTTCGCCGACGGCAACGGCGACGGCATGGGCGACCTGGCCGGCATCCGCAGCCGCCTGCCCTATCTGCGCGACCTGGGCGTGGACGCCGTCTGGCTCAGCCCCTTCTACGCCTCCCCGCAGGCCGACGGCGGCTATGACGTCGCCGACTACCGCGCCATCGACCCGATGTTCGGCACCCTGCCCGACGCCGAGGCCGTGATCGCCGACGCCCATGACCTGGGCCTGCGCATCATCGTCGATATCGTCCCCAATCACTGCTCCGACCAGCACGAATGGTTCCGCCGGGCGGTGGCCGAGGGCCCCGGATCGACCGCCCGCGAACGCTTCCACTTCCGCAAGGGCCGCGGCCGGAACGGCGAACTGCCGCCCAATGACTGGGAGTCCATCTTCGGCGGACCCGCCTGGACCCGCATGCCCGACGGCGAGTGGTACCTGCACCTCTTCGCCCCCGAACAGCCCGACTTCAACTGGGAACACCCCGCCGTCCAGGACGAGTTCCGCTCCATCCTGCGCTTCTGGCTGGACCTGGGCGTCGACGGCTTCCGGGTCGACGTCGCCCACGGCCTCGTCAAGGCCCCCGGCCTGCCCGACATGGGCCACGGCGAACAGCTCAAACTCCTCGGCAATCAGGTCCTCCCCTTCTTCGACCAGGACGGCGTGCACGCCGTCTACCGCGCCTGGCGCGCCGTCCTGGAGGAATACGCGGGGGATCGCATCGCGGTCGCGGAGGCATGGGCCCCCACCACCGCGCGCACCGCCCTGTACGTCCGCCCCGACGAGCTGCACCAGGCATTCAACTTCCACTACCTCAACACCAGTTGGGACGCGGACCGGCTCCGCGAGGTCATCGACGAGTCCCTCGACTCGATGCGCCCCGTCGGCGCCCCGGCCACCTGGGTGCTGTCCAACCACGACGTCGTACGCCACCGCACCCGCCTCGGCGGCGGCCTCGACCGCGCCCGCGCCGCCGCCCTGCTGATGCTCGCCCTCCCCGGCTCCGCATACCTCTACCAGGGCGAGGAACTCGGCCTCCCGGAAGTCCTCGATCTGCCCGACGAGGTCCGCCAGGACCCCTCGTTCTTCCGCGCCAACGGCCAGGACGGCCTCCGCGACGGCTGCCGCGTGCCCCTTCCGTGGTCCGGCGACGAACCGCCCTACGGCTTCGGTGCCGCCGACCCCTGGCTGCCGCAGCCCGCCGACTGGGCTCCGCTCACCGTCGAGGCCCAGACCGGCGACCCCGACTCCACCCTGGAGCTCTACCGCACGGCCCTCGCGCTGCGCCGCACCCACCCCGGCCTCGGCGCGGGCGACGCGGTCGAATGGCTCGACGCGCCCGACGGCGTACTGGCCTTCCGGCGCCCCGGCGGCCTCGTCTGCACGGCCAACACGGCCGGGGCGGCGGTGACGCTGCCCGAGCGGCCGGGCCGCCGCGTGCTCATCTCTTCGCTGTCTTCGCTGTCTTCCTCGCCGTCCTCAACTCCGGCCTCCTCATCCCTGCCCGCCTCGTCGCCGTTGTCCGTCTCGTCGCCGTCGCCCCACGACCCTTCGCCTTCGCCCGCTGACCTTTCTTACTTGTCGAACACCGACAGTGACGAATTGGTTGCACATGGCGGCGTGTTGGTAGCGCAGGGCTGCGTGATTCCGGCTGACACCACCATCTGGTGGGAGGAGTGA
- a CDS encoding LacI family DNA-binding transcriptional regulator — protein sequence MTLPTPRPAPRLSDIAAQARVSEATASRVLNGKAGVAATTRHRVLAALDVLGYERPVRLQRRSAGLVGLVIPELTNPIFPAFAQIIEQSLAGHGYTPVLCTQMPGGATEDELVEQLEERGVTGIVFLSGLHADTGADPSRYTRLTSRGVPYVLINGYNDRIDAPFVSPDDRAAARMAVRHLAELGHTRIGLAVGPARYVPSRRKAEGFAAALEESFGLSRGQAERRIRHTLFSVEGGHAAATALIDDGCTGLVCGSDLMALGAVRAARQRGLDVPGHLSVVGFDDSPLIAFTDPPLTTVRQPVQAMATAAVGALIEEIEGNPVRNPLRNPLRNPVRNSVRDPVGDPVRNPVQRTEFVFQPELVVRGSTGPAVRA from the coding sequence GTGACCCTGCCGACACCCCGCCCCGCCCCGCGCCTGTCCGACATCGCCGCCCAGGCGCGGGTCAGCGAGGCCACCGCCAGCCGCGTCCTCAACGGCAAGGCGGGCGTTGCGGCGACCACCCGCCACCGCGTGCTCGCCGCCCTCGACGTCCTCGGCTACGAACGCCCCGTACGGCTCCAACGCCGCAGCGCGGGCCTGGTCGGCCTCGTCATCCCCGAACTCACCAACCCGATTTTCCCGGCCTTCGCCCAGATCATCGAGCAGTCCCTGGCCGGCCACGGCTACACCCCCGTCCTCTGCACCCAGATGCCCGGCGGCGCCACCGAGGACGAACTCGTCGAGCAGTTAGAGGAACGCGGCGTCACCGGCATCGTGTTCCTCTCCGGCCTGCACGCCGACACCGGCGCCGACCCGTCCCGCTACACTCGCCTGACCTCGCGAGGAGTCCCCTACGTCCTGATCAACGGCTACAACGACCGCATCGACGCGCCCTTCGTCTCACCCGACGACCGCGCCGCGGCCCGGATGGCCGTACGCCACCTGGCCGAGCTGGGCCACACCCGGATCGGCCTCGCCGTAGGACCCGCCCGCTACGTCCCCTCGCGCCGCAAGGCCGAGGGCTTCGCGGCGGCGCTGGAGGAGTCGTTCGGCCTGTCGAGGGGGCAGGCCGAACGGCGCATCCGGCACACCCTGTTCAGCGTCGAGGGCGGCCACGCGGCCGCCACCGCGCTCATCGATGACGGCTGTACGGGCCTGGTCTGCGGCAGCGACCTGATGGCGCTCGGCGCCGTCCGCGCGGCCCGGCAGCGCGGCCTCGACGTCCCCGGCCACCTCTCCGTCGTCGGCTTCGACGACTCGCCCCTCATCGCCTTCACCGACCCACCGCTGACCACGGTGCGCCAGCCGGTCCAGGCGATGGCGACGGCGGCGGTCGGCGCGCTGATCGAGGAGATCGAGGGAAACCCCGTACGCAATCCGTTGCGCAATCCGCTGCGCAATCCCGTACGCAATTCCGTACGGGATCCCGTAGGAGACCCCGTACGGAATCCCGTCCAGCGCACCGAATTCGTCTTCCAGCCGGAGCTGGTCGTACGCGGCTCGACGGGTCCGGCGGTGCGCGCCTAG